From the genome of Thermoflexus hugenholtzii, one region includes:
- a CDS encoding carbonic anhydrase, whose product MSEIDELLRRNEAYAASFDQGHLPAAPSRRLAIVTCMDARIDVHRILGLREGEAHILRNAGGVVTEDVIRSLTISQRLLGTREIMLIHHTDCGMLTFRDDDVKDRIQAEIGIRPPFAFEAFSDLEEDIRQSIRRLQASPFLLHKDAIRGFIYDVRTGRLREVPMNP is encoded by the coding sequence ATGAGCGAGATCGATGAGCTGTTGCGCCGCAACGAGGCCTACGCGGCCTCCTTCGACCAGGGTCACCTCCCCGCCGCTCCCTCCCGGCGGCTGGCCATCGTGACCTGCATGGACGCGCGCATCGATGTGCACCGGATCCTGGGCCTGCGGGAGGGGGAGGCGCACATCCTCCGCAACGCCGGAGGGGTGGTCACGGAGGATGTGATCCGTTCCCTGACGATCTCCCAACGCCTGCTGGGCACGCGGGAGATCATGCTCATCCATCACACGGACTGCGGCATGCTGACGTTCCGGGATGATGATGTAAAGGATCGCATCCAGGCGGAGATCGGGATCCGGCCGCCCTTCGCCTTCGAGGCCTTCTCCGATCTGGAGGAGGATATCCGACAATCCATCCGGCGGCTTCAGGCCAGCCCCTTCCTGCTCCATAAAGACGCCATCCGCGGCTTCATTTACGACGTGCGCACCGGCCGGCTTCGCGAAGTTCCCATGAATCCCTAA
- a CDS encoding selenium-binding protein SBP56-related protein, with amino-acid sequence MALRGLDPSFYPSPRLTMQAPPERPADVATVNPNPDGRPDALAVVDVDPRSPTYGQVDQR; translated from the coding sequence ATGGCGCTCCGGGGGCTCGACCCCAGCTTCTATCCGTCCCCTCGGCTCACCATGCAGGCGCCCCCGGAGCGCCCGGCCGATGTGGCGACGGTGAACCCGAACCCGGATGGGCGGCCCGATGCCCTTGCGGTGGTGGATGTGGATCCCCGTTCCCCCACTTACGGGCAGGTGGATCAGCGGTGA
- a CDS encoding NADH-quinone oxidoreductase subunit A, with the protein MSTGTLLEYVPIGMLLLIGLGIGGVALVAPALLAPKRPSRRKHLPYESGMLPIGPAQRRFPVKFYLTALLFILFDIEIIFFYPWALQVRALRTLALVEMGLFVLVLLIGYVYAWRKGAFEWER; encoded by the coding sequence ATGTCGACGGGGACGTTGCTGGAGTATGTGCCCATCGGGATGTTGCTCCTGATCGGGCTGGGGATCGGGGGCGTGGCCCTGGTGGCGCCGGCCCTGCTGGCTCCCAAGCGGCCCAGCCGCCGCAAGCATCTCCCCTATGAGTCCGGCATGCTCCCCATCGGGCCGGCCCAGCGTCGCTTCCCGGTCAAGTTTTACCTCACCGCCCTGCTTTTTATCCTCTTCGACATTGAGATCATCTTTTTCTACCCCTGGGCCCTGCAGGTGCGGGCGTTGCGGACCCTGGCCCTCGTGGAGATGGGGCTCTTCGTCCTGGTCCTGCTGATCGGGTATGTCTACGCCTGGCGGAAAGGAGCCTTCGAATGGGAGCGGTGA
- a CDS encoding NADH-quinone oxidoreductase subunit B family protein, with amino-acid sequence MGAVSEPLTGYSPSAPGQKNGEMGVALTTLEEALEWVAAWGRTRAMWPLLFGLACCAIEMMATQASHYDLSRFGMEIMRASPRQADLMIVAGRVSRKMAPVVRRLYDQMTEPKWVIAMGDCASTGGVFNNYAIVQGVDEIIPVDVYVSGCPPRPEGLIDGIMRLHEKIRRGSRSR; translated from the coding sequence ATGGGAGCGGTGAGCGAGCCTTTGACGGGATACAGCCCTTCGGCGCCGGGTCAGAAGAACGGGGAGATGGGGGTGGCTTTGACCACCCTGGAGGAGGCCCTGGAGTGGGTGGCCGCCTGGGGGCGCACCCGGGCGATGTGGCCGCTGCTCTTCGGCCTGGCCTGCTGCGCCATCGAGATGATGGCCACCCAGGCCAGCCACTACGACCTCTCCCGCTTCGGGATGGAGATCATGCGGGCCTCCCCCCGTCAGGCGGATCTCATGATCGTGGCCGGGCGGGTGAGCCGGAAGATGGCCCCGGTGGTCCGGCGGCTCTACGATCAGATGACCGAGCCCAAGTGGGTGATCGCCATGGGCGATTGCGCCTCCACCGGCGGCGTCTTCAACAACTACGCCATCGTCCAGGGGGTGGATGAGATCATCCCCGTGGACGTCTACGTCTCCGGCTGCCCCCCGCGCCCGGAGGGCCTGATCGACGGCATCATGCGGCTTCACGAGAAGATCCGCCGGGGGAGCCGATCCCGCTGA
- a CDS encoding NADH-quinone oxidoreductase subunit C yields MTPGKRRTAVPIPEVIERVRARFGEAVQEVIEFRGETTLVVRREALVEICRFLRDDPACRFNFLSDLCAVDYWPERPRFAVNYHLYSLPHNLRLRVKVFLEEEDPVVPTVTGIWPTANWHEREVYDLFGIRFEGHPDLRRILLPEDWEGHPLRRDHPLVVEPVQFSFNWREIDARKPYARE; encoded by the coding sequence CTGACCCCTGGGAAGAGGAGGACGGCGGTGCCTATCCCTGAGGTGATCGAGCGGGTGCGCGCGCGGTTCGGCGAGGCGGTTCAGGAGGTCATCGAGTTCCGGGGAGAGACCACCCTGGTGGTCCGCCGGGAGGCCCTGGTGGAGATCTGCCGCTTCCTGCGGGATGATCCGGCGTGCCGCTTCAATTTCCTGTCCGACCTGTGCGCAGTGGATTACTGGCCGGAGCGTCCCCGCTTCGCGGTGAACTATCATCTTTACTCCCTCCCGCACAACCTCCGGCTGCGGGTGAAGGTCTTCCTGGAGGAAGAGGACCCGGTGGTCCCTACGGTGACCGGGATCTGGCCCACGGCGAACTGGCACGAGCGCGAGGTCTATGATCTCTTCGGCATCCGCTTCGAGGGCCACCCCGACCTGCGCCGCATTCTGTTGCCGGAGGACTGGGAGGGGCATCCCCTGCGGCGGGATCACCCGCTGGTGGTGGAGCCGGTTCAGTTCTCCTTCAACTGGCGGGAGATCGACGCCCGCAAACCCTACGCGCGGGAATGA
- the nuoD gene encoding NADH dehydrogenase (quinone) subunit D: MEQLKHLVSERALRGETILLNVGPQHPSTHGVLRLLVELDGETIVSVVPDIGYLHTGIEKHCESKTYTKIIPLTDRIDYLSPMSNNLAYVMAVEKLMGVEVPLRAQYIRVILTELQRIASHLVWLGTHALDIAAMSVFLYCFREREMILDIFEMVSGQRMMVSYFRVGGLWRDVPEGFEEAVRAFLKIMPARINEYERLLKKNPLWLRRTKGVGVISPEDAIAWGVTGPSLRGSGVNYDVRKAQPYSSYDHFEFDVPLGENGDVYDRFMVRIEEMRQSLRIIDQALRRLPKGPYITPDRKVTPPPKEELAWSMEALIHHFKFWTEGFSPPPGEVYHAVESPRGEFGVYINSDGSPKPRRVHFRAPSFVNLQALPIMAKGCLVADLVAIIGSIDIVLGEVDR; encoded by the coding sequence CTGGAGCAGCTGAAGCATCTGGTCTCCGAGCGCGCCCTGCGCGGGGAGACCATCCTCCTCAACGTCGGGCCCCAGCATCCCAGCACCCATGGCGTGTTGCGCCTGCTGGTGGAGCTGGACGGGGAGACCATCGTCTCCGTGGTCCCGGACATCGGGTATCTCCACACTGGCATCGAGAAGCACTGCGAGTCCAAAACCTACACCAAGATCATCCCCCTCACGGATCGCATCGATTACCTCTCCCCGATGTCCAACAACCTGGCCTACGTGATGGCCGTGGAGAAGCTGATGGGGGTGGAGGTCCCCCTGCGGGCCCAGTATATCCGGGTCATCCTGACAGAGCTGCAGCGCATCGCCAGCCACCTGGTCTGGCTGGGGACCCATGCCCTGGACATCGCGGCGATGAGCGTGTTCCTGTATTGCTTCCGCGAGCGGGAGATGATCCTGGATATCTTCGAGATGGTCTCCGGCCAGCGGATGATGGTTTCTTATTTCCGGGTCGGCGGGCTGTGGCGGGACGTCCCTGAGGGGTTCGAGGAAGCGGTGCGGGCTTTCCTGAAGATCATGCCGGCGCGGATCAACGAATACGAGCGTTTGCTCAAGAAGAACCCGCTCTGGCTCCGGCGGACGAAGGGGGTGGGCGTGATCTCCCCGGAGGACGCCATCGCCTGGGGCGTCACCGGCCCCTCCCTGCGGGGCTCCGGGGTGAACTACGACGTCCGCAAGGCCCAGCCGTATTCCTCTTATGATCATTTCGAGTTCGATGTGCCGCTGGGGGAGAACGGGGATGTCTATGACCGCTTCATGGTGCGCATCGAGGAGATGCGCCAGAGCCTGCGCATCATCGACCAGGCCCTGCGGCGTCTCCCCAAGGGTCCTTACATCACCCCGGACCGCAAGGTGACGCCGCCGCCGAAGGAGGAGCTGGCCTGGAGCATGGAGGCGCTGATCCATCACTTCAAGTTCTGGACGGAGGGCTTCAGCCCGCCGCCGGGCGAGGTCTATCACGCCGTGGAATCCCCGCGCGGGGAGTTCGGGGTTTACATCAACAGCGATGGCTCGCCGAAGCCTCGCCGGGTCCATTTCCGGGCTCCTTCCTTCGTGAACCTGCAGGCCCTCCCGATCATGGCCAAGGGATGCCTGGTGGCCGATCTCGTGGCCATCATCGGCAGCATCGACATCGTGCTGGGGGAGGTGGATCGCTGA
- a CDS encoding alpha/beta fold hydrolase, translating to MPEVVIRGRRMFYEEHGRGFPVLFGHSYLWDARMWEPQVAVLSRAYRCIVPEIWAHGRSDPPPHSPYSVDELAEDMWAFAQALGLSRFAVVGLSVGGMWGMRLALNHPEAVAALVLMDTDAGAEPEESRQRYFAMMAAVEQAGALPPPILEALVPFFFSPVTVQRDPELIARFKAALAAIPPERLPGILAIGRGIFSRTSVLERLGEIRAPTLVVVGADDVSRPPHEAERMARAIPGARLEIIPEAGHIANLERPDVVTPLLESFLAQALGEGAR from the coding sequence ATGCCGGAGGTGGTGATCCGCGGACGCCGCATGTTCTACGAGGAGCACGGGAGAGGGTTCCCGGTGCTGTTTGGGCACAGCTACCTGTGGGATGCCCGGATGTGGGAGCCCCAGGTGGCCGTCCTCTCGCGGGCCTACCGCTGCATCGTGCCGGAGATCTGGGCCCACGGCCGCTCAGACCCTCCGCCGCATTCGCCCTACTCGGTGGATGAGCTGGCGGAGGACATGTGGGCTTTCGCCCAGGCCCTGGGGCTTTCCCGGTTCGCGGTGGTCGGCCTCTCGGTGGGCGGGATGTGGGGGATGCGCCTGGCCCTGAACCACCCGGAGGCCGTCGCCGCCCTGGTGCTGATGGACACTGATGCGGGGGCGGAGCCGGAGGAATCCCGGCAGCGCTATTTCGCCATGATGGCCGCCGTGGAGCAGGCCGGGGCGCTCCCTCCGCCCATCCTGGAGGCGCTGGTGCCCTTCTTTTTCTCGCCGGTCACGGTCCAGCGGGACCCGGAGCTCATCGCCCGGTTCAAGGCGGCCCTCGCGGCCATCCCGCCGGAGCGCCTGCCGGGGATTTTGGCCATCGGGCGCGGGATCTTCAGCCGGACCTCGGTACTGGAGCGGCTGGGGGAGATCCGGGCGCCGACCCTGGTGGTGGTGGGGGCCGATGATGTCTCGCGACCCCCTCATGAGGCGGAGCGGATGGCTCGGGCGATCCCGGGGGCGCGCCTGGAGATCATCCCGGAGGCCGGGCACATCGCCAACCTGGAGCGCCCGGACGTGGTGACGCCGCTGCTGGAGTCCTTCCTGGCCCAGGCTCTGGGGGAGGGCGCCCGATGA
- the nuoE gene encoding NADH-quinone oxidoreductase subunit NuoE encodes MLREKYAQEIEAILAKYPVKRSAVLPLLYLVQREYGYCTEEGIQEVAEITGVSPTEVREVVGFYTLFYDHPIGRHLIQICDDLPCALRGAEDLVAHATRRLGVRPGETTPDGRFTLETVMCIGACHRAPAMQVDLEFVENVTPEVFDRIVEDLSRDGM; translated from the coding sequence ATGCTTCGGGAGAAATACGCGCAAGAGATCGAGGCGATCCTGGCGAAGTATCCGGTCAAGCGCTCGGCGGTGCTGCCGTTGCTCTACCTGGTGCAACGGGAATACGGCTACTGCACGGAGGAGGGCATCCAGGAGGTGGCGGAGATCACCGGGGTCAGCCCCACGGAGGTCCGGGAGGTGGTGGGCTTCTACACTCTTTTCTATGACCACCCCATCGGACGCCATTTGATTCAAATCTGCGACGATCTCCCCTGCGCGTTGCGGGGCGCGGAGGATCTGGTGGCCCATGCGACGCGCCGTCTGGGGGTGCGTCCGGGCGAGACCACGCCGGACGGCCGGTTCACCCTAGAGACGGTGATGTGCATCGGGGCGTGCCATCGTGCGCCGGCGATGCAGGTGGACCTGGAGTTTGTGGAGAACGTGACGCCGGAGGTCTTCGATCGGATTGTGGAAGATCTCTCCCGGGATGGGATGTGA
- the nuoF gene encoding NADH-quinone oxidoreductase subunit NuoF — MGRYILLRHREIPDLHRLEVYVRHGGYEAWRKALTAMTPEQVIEEVKASGLRGRGGAGFPTGMKWSFVPKDVFPKYVVVNADESEPGTFKDREIMEGNPHQLIEGALLAAYAIQAERVYVYVRGEYRSVARRLEAAIAEAYAAGFIGRNVLGTGYSVEMFVHLGAGAYICGEETALLESLEGKIGHPRVRPPFPATHGLYGKPTVVNNVETLANVPPIILHGAAWYRAMGTEKSPGPKIFCLSGRVRRPGNYEAELGKITFRDLIFGEEYGQGLLEEGRAVKAILPAGASAPMLPPSALDTPLDYESVQAAGSILGSASIIVLDDTVDIVWAAYKMIRFFQHESCGKCTPCREGTYWLRRVYERIVAGRGRPGDADLLESIARQMAGKTLCPLGDFATSPVLSSLKHFRKEYEAYLRRTIEAPVGAPA, encoded by the coding sequence ATGGGGCGCTATATCCTGTTGCGGCATCGGGAGATCCCCGACCTCCACCGGCTGGAGGTGTATGTCCGCCACGGGGGCTATGAGGCCTGGCGGAAGGCCCTCACGGCCATGACCCCGGAGCAGGTCATCGAGGAGGTGAAGGCCTCGGGCCTGCGGGGGCGGGGCGGGGCGGGCTTCCCCACCGGGATGAAATGGTCCTTCGTGCCGAAGGATGTTTTCCCCAAATACGTGGTGGTCAACGCCGATGAGTCCGAGCCCGGGACCTTCAAGGACCGGGAGATCATGGAGGGGAACCCCCATCAGTTGATCGAGGGGGCTCTTCTGGCGGCTTACGCCATCCAGGCGGAGCGGGTCTACGTTTACGTGCGGGGGGAATACCGTTCGGTGGCCCGTCGGCTGGAGGCGGCCATCGCCGAGGCTTACGCCGCCGGCTTCATCGGCCGCAACGTCCTGGGCACCGGCTACTCGGTGGAGATGTTCGTCCACCTGGGGGCCGGGGCCTATATCTGCGGGGAGGAGACCGCCCTTCTGGAGTCCCTGGAGGGGAAGATCGGCCACCCTCGGGTGCGCCCGCCCTTCCCGGCCACCCACGGCCTCTACGGCAAGCCGACGGTGGTCAACAACGTGGAGACCCTGGCCAACGTCCCGCCCATCATTCTCCACGGGGCGGCCTGGTATCGGGCCATGGGGACGGAGAAGAGCCCGGGCCCCAAGATCTTCTGCCTGAGCGGGCGGGTGCGCCGGCCCGGAAACTACGAGGCGGAGCTGGGCAAGATCACCTTCCGGGATCTGATCTTCGGGGAGGAATACGGGCAGGGCCTCCTGGAAGAGGGGCGCGCGGTGAAGGCCATCCTCCCCGCCGGGGCCTCCGCCCCCATGCTGCCTCCCTCCGCCCTGGACACGCCTCTGGATTACGAGTCCGTCCAGGCCGCGGGCTCCATACTGGGCTCGGCCTCCATCATCGTCCTGGACGACACGGTGGACATCGTCTGGGCGGCTTACAAGATGATCCGCTTCTTCCAGCATGAGTCCTGCGGCAAGTGCACGCCGTGCCGGGAGGGGACTTACTGGCTGCGGCGGGTCTACGAGCGGATCGTCGCCGGGCGCGGGCGGCCGGGGGACGCTGATCTTCTGGAGAGCATCGCTCGCCAGATGGCGGGCAAGACCCTGTGCCCGCTGGGGGACTTCGCCACCAGCCCGGTCCTCTCCAGCCTGAAACACTTCCGGAAGGAATACGAGGCCTACCTCCGGCGCACGATCGAGGCGCCGGTGGGAGCGCCTGCATGA
- a CDS encoding nucleotidyl transferase AbiEii/AbiGii toxin family protein, with translation MLKAFFAMPLSRGFVLTGGTALAAFYLFHRISEDLDLFTPNPEDMQDVERGVSDIARREGLTVELERRSPFFCRAFLFESRDQPPLKVDLVYDPGPWFGSPMEWEGIRVDSLENIAANKVTALMSRGEMRDFIDLYFILRETDLDFDHLLILARQKDPGLREFYLAGFIYQQLKRMRALPPLLKPLDLEDFRRFYTDLAEALARRSRPDGPGGREGRSDIPARYPFASNSLMRDEGWPERCGS, from the coding sequence GTGCTTAAAGCGTTCTTCGCCATGCCCCTCTCCCGGGGGTTCGTGCTGACCGGTGGGACCGCGCTGGCTGCCTTCTACCTGTTCCATCGGATCAGCGAGGATCTGGATCTTTTCACGCCGAACCCGGAGGATATGCAGGATGTGGAGCGTGGGGTGAGCGACATCGCCCGCCGGGAAGGGCTGACGGTGGAGCTCGAGCGCCGCTCGCCCTTTTTCTGTCGCGCCTTCCTCTTCGAATCCAGGGATCAGCCACCTCTCAAGGTGGATCTGGTGTATGATCCCGGACCATGGTTTGGCTCCCCCATGGAGTGGGAGGGAATACGGGTGGATTCTCTGGAAAACATCGCGGCTAACAAAGTGACGGCCCTGATGAGCCGTGGCGAGATGCGGGATTTCATCGATCTCTACTTCATTTTGAGGGAGACGGATTTGGATTTCGATCACTTGCTGATCCTGGCTCGTCAGAAGGATCCGGGACTGAGGGAGTTCTATCTGGCGGGCTTCATTTATCAGCAACTGAAACGAATGCGGGCCCTCCCGCCTCTCCTTAAGCCTCTGGATCTGGAGGACTTCCGACGGTTCTACACCGATCTGGCGGAGGCGCTGGCGCGCCGCTCCAGGCCGGATGGTCCTGGAGGACGCGAGGGACGATCAGACATCCCGGCGCGATACCCTTTCGCGTCGAACTCGCTGATGAGGGATGAAGGATGGCCGGAACGGTGCGGATCCTGA
- the nuoG gene encoding NADH-quinone oxidoreductase subunit NuoG, producing MAGTVRILIDDQPIEVPAGTLVVDAAKRAGIDIPVFCYHPKLEPAGMCRMCLVEIGTLQTDPNTGQPLRDEEGRPVVRWMPRLQTACTTRVADGMVVRTNTLQVREAQRAVLEFLLTSHPLDCPICDKGGECPLQNLTMRYGPAESRFDYWDKMRQEKRVPLGDLIILDRERCILCGRCIRFQEEIADDPVLGFSDRGRGMEIITFSDPPFASYFSGNTTDICPVGALTTTDFRFRARPWEMTPIPSICPHCPVGCNITLDVRISARKGGWDILRVMPRQHEEVNEIWICDKGRFVHHFATAEDRLRQPLARRNGELVPVSWEEALARVAEAMRQAGARAAGIIGDRLPNEDLYLFRRLFAEVLGSSWITMDPPIAGAEWVARYGVGVGTDFGRMGRGSLIVVMAGDLEEEAPVWFLRVRGAVRRGARLIVAGGRPQKAERYADPILRYRYGTEALVLIGALRVLFEEDRIAPEARPRLDGVEALRKAVMGYSLDEIGRRSGVPREALQAFARAVAEARDVVFLFGREGVFDEEALVGLAADLLALTGHVGRAQNGLLPLWPHGNTQGALDFIGAQPLPGEVPFLYVVGADPLGDGRPMPRAGFLVVQDLFLTETARLADVVLPAQSWAERDGTFTSAERRVQRFYKAIPAQGEARADWEIFTALARRLGAGWLYLTPEAVMDEIARALPRYAGMDYGALAWTRPQWPPVGTSRDLYFGGTARPNTGGLGRVWPAEAESPQARWPLAWKAPAVPSEEAVLVVPVRRLYDEGMLIARTPHLRNRMVPPAARAHPETAARLGLRDGQPVLLPVNGGSVPLRVEPDATVPAGVILAPASRIGRTGILEGLPVALPMEVGDGAVSA from the coding sequence ATGGCCGGAACGGTGCGGATCCTGATCGATGATCAACCCATCGAGGTGCCGGCCGGCACCCTGGTGGTGGACGCGGCCAAGCGGGCCGGCATCGACATCCCGGTGTTCTGCTACCATCCCAAGCTGGAGCCGGCCGGGATGTGCCGGATGTGCCTGGTGGAGATCGGGACGCTCCAGACGGACCCGAACACCGGCCAACCCCTCCGGGACGAGGAGGGGCGGCCGGTGGTGCGATGGATGCCCCGGCTTCAGACCGCCTGCACCACCCGCGTCGCCGACGGCATGGTGGTGCGGACGAACACCCTCCAGGTCCGGGAGGCCCAGCGGGCGGTCCTGGAGTTCCTGCTCACCAGCCATCCTCTGGATTGTCCGATCTGCGACAAGGGCGGGGAATGCCCCCTCCAGAACCTCACGATGCGTTACGGCCCCGCCGAGTCCCGCTTCGATTACTGGGACAAGATGCGCCAGGAGAAGCGGGTGCCCCTGGGCGATCTGATCATCCTGGATCGGGAGCGGTGCATCCTGTGCGGCCGCTGCATCCGCTTCCAGGAGGAGATCGCCGACGACCCGGTGCTGGGGTTCTCGGATCGGGGGCGGGGGATGGAGATCATCACGTTCTCGGATCCTCCCTTCGCCAGCTACTTCTCCGGCAACACCACGGACATCTGTCCGGTGGGGGCGCTGACCACCACGGACTTCCGGTTCCGCGCCCGGCCCTGGGAGATGACGCCCATCCCCAGCATCTGCCCGCACTGCCCGGTGGGTTGCAACATCACCCTGGACGTTCGGATCTCGGCCCGCAAGGGCGGCTGGGACATCCTGCGGGTGATGCCGCGCCAGCACGAGGAGGTCAACGAGATCTGGATCTGCGACAAAGGCCGCTTCGTCCATCACTTCGCCACCGCAGAGGACCGCCTCCGCCAGCCCCTGGCGCGGCGGAACGGGGAGCTGGTCCCCGTCTCCTGGGAGGAAGCCCTGGCGCGCGTGGCGGAGGCCATGCGGCAGGCGGGGGCCCGGGCGGCCGGGATCATTGGGGATCGCTTGCCGAACGAAGATCTCTACCTGTTCCGCCGGCTGTTTGCGGAGGTGCTGGGTTCCTCCTGGATCACGATGGACCCGCCGATCGCCGGCGCCGAGTGGGTGGCCCGCTACGGCGTGGGGGTGGGCACAGACTTCGGACGGATGGGCCGTGGGAGCCTGATCGTGGTGATGGCGGGCGACCTGGAGGAGGAGGCCCCGGTCTGGTTCCTGCGGGTCCGAGGGGCGGTGCGCCGCGGAGCCCGGCTGATCGTGGCCGGCGGCCGCCCGCAGAAGGCCGAGCGCTATGCGGATCCCATCCTCCGCTATCGATATGGGACCGAGGCGCTGGTGCTCATCGGGGCGCTTCGGGTGCTCTTCGAGGAGGACCGCATCGCCCCCGAGGCGCGGCCCCGCCTGGACGGGGTGGAGGCCCTGCGGAAGGCGGTGATGGGGTATTCCCTGGACGAGATCGGTCGGCGGAGCGGCGTCCCGCGGGAGGCCCTGCAAGCCTTCGCCCGGGCGGTGGCGGAGGCGCGGGATGTGGTGTTCCTCTTCGGGCGAGAGGGGGTTTTCGACGAGGAGGCCCTCGTCGGGCTGGCGGCGGATCTGCTGGCGTTGACCGGTCATGTGGGCCGGGCCCAGAACGGGCTGTTGCCCCTCTGGCCTCACGGCAACACCCAGGGGGCCCTGGACTTCATCGGCGCGCAGCCTCTTCCGGGGGAGGTTCCCTTCCTGTATGTGGTCGGCGCGGATCCCCTGGGGGATGGCCGCCCGATGCCGCGGGCGGGCTTTCTGGTCGTGCAGGACCTCTTCCTCACCGAGACGGCCCGCCTCGCGGATGTGGTGCTCCCGGCCCAATCCTGGGCCGAGCGGGATGGCACGTTCACCAGCGCGGAGCGGCGGGTGCAGCGGTTCTACAAGGCCATCCCGGCGCAGGGGGAGGCCCGGGCGGACTGGGAGATCTTCACCGCCCTGGCCCGCCGGCTGGGTGCGGGCTGGCTCTACCTCACCCCGGAGGCCGTGATGGATGAGATCGCCCGCGCTCTCCCCCGCTATGCCGGGATGGATTACGGGGCCCTGGCCTGGACCCGGCCCCAATGGCCGCCGGTGGGCACGTCGCGGGATCTTTACTTCGGCGGGACGGCGCGGCCGAACACCGGGGGCCTGGGCCGGGTCTGGCCGGCGGAGGCGGAGTCCCCTCAGGCCCGCTGGCCGCTGGCCTGGAAGGCTCCCGCTGTCCCCTCCGAGGAGGCGGTGCTGGTGGTGCCGGTCCGCCGGCTTTACGACGAGGGGATGCTGATCGCGCGCACGCCGCACCTGCGCAACCGGATGGTCCCGCCGGCGGCGCGGGCGCATCCGGAGACGGCCGCGCGGTTGGGCCTGCGGGACGGGCAACCGGTCCTCCTGCCGGTGAACGGGGGTAGCGTCCCGCTCCGGGTGGAGCCGGATGCCACGGTTCCGGCCGGGGTGATCCTGGCCCCGGCCTCCCGAATCGGGCGGACGGGCATCCTGGAGGGGCTCCCGGTGGCGTTGCCGATGGAGGTGGGAGATGGGGCCGTTTCTGCTTGA
- the nuoH gene encoding NADH-quinone oxidoreductase subunit NuoH codes for MGPFLLEAAIKSAVLVMLLLTGFAYLTLAERKLVADFQARIGPNRAGPYGLLQPLADAVKLFFKEDFVPTYADRVLFVLAPLITLAPAIMIFAVIPFGPELTLLGYRTRLQLTDVNVGVLYIVAITSISVYGVTLAGWASNNKYALLGGIRAAAQMISYELAMGLAIVSVVLTAGTLQVSGIVEFQRGGWLIFYQPLAAVIFFLTGLAEIKRAPFDLVEAEQELTAGYLTEYSSMKFALFFMAEYVKMIGFSALMATFFLGGYLGPWVDLYPALGVVYFTLKVILLLFLLIWIRATLPRIRYDQLMGLGWKVLLPLALANVMGTAVVIALIG; via the coding sequence ATGGGGCCGTTTCTGCTTGAGGCGGCCATCAAGAGCGCGGTGCTGGTGATGCTCTTGCTCACCGGCTTCGCTTATCTCACCCTGGCCGAGCGCAAACTGGTGGCGGATTTCCAGGCTCGCATCGGGCCGAACCGGGCCGGGCCTTACGGGCTGCTCCAGCCCCTGGCGGACGCCGTTAAGCTGTTCTTCAAGGAGGATTTCGTCCCGACTTATGCGGATCGGGTCCTGTTTGTCCTGGCCCCCCTGATCACCCTGGCGCCGGCCATCATGATCTTCGCCGTGATCCCCTTCGGGCCGGAGCTCACCCTGTTGGGCTATCGGACCCGGCTGCAGCTGACGGATGTGAACGTGGGGGTGCTTTACATCGTGGCCATCACCTCCATCAGCGTTTACGGGGTCACCCTGGCGGGCTGGGCTTCGAACAACAAATACGCGCTGCTGGGGGGCATCCGGGCGGCGGCCCAGATGATCAGCTACGAGCTGGCGATGGGGTTGGCCATCGTCAGCGTGGTGCTGACCGCAGGCACGTTGCAGGTCAGCGGGATCGTGGAGTTCCAGCGCGGGGGATGGTTGATCTTCTATCAACCCCTGGCGGCGGTCATCTTCTTCCTCACCGGCCTGGCGGAGATCAAGCGGGCTCCCTTTGACCTGGTGGAGGCGGAGCAGGAGCTGACAGCCGGCTATCTGACGGAATACAGCAGCATGAAGTTCGCCCTCTTCTTCATGGCCGAATACGTCAAGATGATTGGCTTCAGCGCCCTGATGGCCACCTTCTTCCTGGGAGGCTATCTGGGACCCTGGGTGGATCTCTACCCGGCCCTGGGGGTGGTTTACTTCACCCTTAAGGTGATCCTGCTGCTCTTCCTCCTCATCTGGATCCGGGCCACGTTGCCGCGGATCCGCTACGATCAGCTGATGGGGCTGGGCTGGAAGGTGCTTCTGCCCCTGGCGCTGGCGAACGTGATGGGGACGGCGGTGGTGATCGCGCTGATCGGATGA